AAAGCCCTTTGGGGGAAAAGCGCGCGCCGGAAAAGCTcaggaaatgaaaatgcgcCGAGCCAAAGGGAATTTCCTAATGAAATTCAAATAGATAATATGTATGTGCCAAAAGGAAATAAACTAAGATATTATGTCTATATCTCGCATATACTTTGCAATAGAAttagttatttaaattatttattatatttattattattacgcAATAAATAAACGATCTGTTCAATTTTTCGATAAATAACTTATTTAATAGCAACATAATTTACAATACAAGTAGAGCACAAATGAACGaaggcttaaaaaaaaaaaacaaaaaaaaatttgaaaagatCCCTAGGTGGAGTGAGTGGTGGACTCAGTAGTGGTGGTAGTTGTGgccctgttgctgctgttgctgctgctgctgctgctgctggtgctgctgctgcgccaaGTTGGCCTGGGCGAAAATGTGCTCCAGCTCGGCATCGGTCAGCTGGTCAAAGATGCCGCCCTGACCACCGATTCCGGCACTACTGGCACTCAGGGCCGACGGTTGGGATCCCACGGGTGGCAGGTAACCTGGAAAATATTCGTTTGAAATATagcataataatatatatccATAACGTCATCTGAGCTCACCTTCAGCTGGCGCACTTCCGTATGGCGGGAGCAGGGTGATCGAGGGTCGATTCGGCGACGCTGGCGCGGATTCGGTGGGTGGACTATAGAATACCGGCTTCCAGGGCTGCTGGACGGATGGCCGCTGTGGTGGCACCTCCGACGGCGTCTCCGGCTCGGGTGATTGTGGGGGAATCTGCGGCGAGGCTATACCCGTGCCGGATTCAGGGCGGACGGGAGTGGAGCCCGGCAGCGGTACAATTCCGCCGGGGAATTGCGACTCTGGTTGGCCAAAAGTGGGTGGCTGCTGCGGCAATGGTGGCTGTGGAGCAGCCGGAAAGAATTGGCTAGTTGGTGGACTGGGGAAGGCCGGGACCGTGGGTACAGCTGGAACTCCTGGAACGGAGGGAGGTGATGGAATGGCTGGCGCCTGGGGGAACTGGGGAATCTGGGGAAAGCCGGGAAATTGAGGGAATCCGGGAAATTGTGGTATTTGGGGTATCTGCGGTATGGCCGGAATCTGTGGAATGGCGGGAACCTGTGGCACTTCTGGGGCTTCTGGTGCAGCTGGAACTGCCGGCTGGGCGGGCACAGCGGGTTGGGCTGGCACCGCTGGCTGAGCGGGCTGGAAGCTAAAGGTCGGCACACCGGGGAACTGAGGCGGTTGTGGGAACTGAGGGATCACCGGCAAATCCACAGCTGGGGGAGACGGAACACCGAAGGTCACTGTAGGTTGGATGGGTTGAACCGGTTGAAGGGGCTGAACCGGTTGGATTGGGCTAACTGGCTGCAGATGGGTGGTCACCGGTTGCACCGGTTGAAGGGGCTGAATGGGCTGGAGATGATGAACTGGCTGCACTGGCTGCACGGGCTGAACAGGCACTGCCGGAGCAGTCGGAGCATAGGTCTGCACATAAGTGGGCTGCAACAGAAAAGAATGAAATGGTCAACGGGATATTCCACAAGTTTCCTATGTAGCTAACTCACCTGCACGGCATGCACATGGCCATGAGCCGGAGCATGGAAGTGGACAGGCTTTACGGCGGACTGAAAGACCACGGGCTTCTGCAGGTGCTGGTGCGGATAGTTGACGCTGTACGAGGAGACGACCGCATTTCCGGGACGCAGGACGTACGAGGGCGGAGCCACGGCGGTGGACAAAGCGGTGGCCACGCCGGTGGACAAGGCAGTAGCGACTCCGGCGGGAATGGCACTGGCCACGCCACCGGGCAGACCGGTGGGCAATCCAACGGGCAGGGCTGAGGCGACGGCGGGCAGCAGGGCAGCGGGTGCGGGAGCTAAGGCGGGCAGCAAACCGGAACCGGAAACGAGCGGCTTGACCAGACCATGGCCGTATTTGACGAAGTGGCGGCGCGGAGGAGCGGCGGCCAGGAAGGCACTGCCTCCTGGCAGCTGCAGGCTATAGCCGTAGTGGGCGGCATAGGTGCGGGCGGGCCATTGGCCGTgcaggtgggcgtggccgtgtAGAATGCCACGCTTGTGCTTTCCGGTCGTGACctccacttccgtttccggttcgGTAACCACACTGGCCGTTGGGGCACTCTCCGCCACCGATTCCTCTTGTAGCGGGGCATCCTCGGAGGTCACTGTCAAAGTGGGCGTTGTGCTGGCGGGGGGCGTGACCGATCGACTGGTGTGACGCAAACGTAAGCCCGCCTCAGCTCGATGAGAAACCAAGATGACAGCCAAGACCATCAGAAGATGGAGGCTCCTCGAACTGGCCAAGAGATTCATTTCGATTCAGTGGACTTGATTTCTATATGCGTATATTTGGACACTATGTAATATATCGCCTCGCCTCGCGTTTAATCCGTTTGCTGCGATCGCCGacaagaaaatgaaatgaactTCCTTGGTCGCTGTTGTATTTATAAAGCGGACATCGCGGCACAGTGGAGTGGCACATACCCACTGTGCATACCAATCGGTGGCACTGGTGGTGCTAGCAATGCACCACCGTCAGCGGCTCATCGGCATGGCATACGGCATGGATTGGGCAGTTTATGACTTTTACGCTGCCATTTCACCTGCCGCAATCGAAGACCCCTCACCCACTGACCACTGACCACTGAGCAGCGCCTCATTATGCTGCGCCACCTGACCACGCACTGTGGTACCGTAGATTGTGCGCATATATATGGTATGTATATTCCTCAAGTATGGAATATTCCT
The DNA window shown above is from Drosophila melanogaster chromosome X and carries:
- the CG12723 gene encoding uncharacterized protein, with the protein product MNLLASSRSLHLLMVLAVILVSHRAEAGLRLRHTSRSVTPPASTTPTLTVTSEDAPLQEESVAESAPTASVVTEPETEVEVTTGKHKRGILHGHAHLHGQWPARTYAAHYGYSLQLPGGSAFLAAAPPRRHFVKYGHGLVKPLVSGSGLLPALAPAPAALLPAVASALPVGLPTGLPGGVASAIPAGVATALSTGVATALSTAVAPPSYVLRPGNAVVSSYSVNYPHQHLQKPVVFQSAVKPVHFHAPAHGHVHAVQPTYVQTYAPTAPAVPVQPVQPVQPVHHLQPIQPLQPVQPVTTHLQPVSPIQPVQPLQPVQPIQPTVTFGVPSPPAVDLPVIPQFPQPPQFPGVPTFSFQPAQPAVPAQPAVPAQPAVPAAPEAPEVPQVPAIPQIPAIPQIPQIPQFPGFPQFPGFPQIPQFPQAPAIPSPPSVPGVPAVPTVPAFPSPPTSQFFPAAPQPPLPQQPPTFGQPESQFPGGIVPLPGSTPVRPESGTGIASPQIPPQSPEPETPSEVPPQRPSVQQPWKPVFYSPPTESAPASPNRPSITLLPPYGSAPAEGYLPPVGSQPSALSASSAGIGGQGGIFDQLTDAELEHIFAQANLAQQQHQQQQQQQQQQQQGHNYHHY